The Panicum virgatum strain AP13 unplaced genomic scaffold, P.virgatum_v5 scaffold_1427, whole genome shotgun sequence region AACAATGTGCAGATCCTTTGCCTATGTACGCGGCACAGGCAATCTGATTGATCGATTTGATTTATTATACTCAAAGAATTAGCTCAAACAATCTGATATATTGGGGGCAACATGCCAACCGTTTCTAACAGCCTTTTCTATCCACCTTCAAAGTTCCACATGATAGGTAAGGGCATTCATAAGCTTCTGCAAACCAACCAAAAAACAGGTCCAGAAGCACTTTGAGCCCAACTCTGTACAGCCAACATAACCAAATTCCACGATTACAGGATACATCATGCATCTCAGGGCAACACTAACAAGTAGTAATACTCTCACTCATCTTTCATGGCCGTCTCGTGCCTCCTTTTCtgtgcaacctctacaagcaGGGTCAGCAGTGCTTCGCATACCTGCGATGTGTCCGCCTGATCGCCAGGCTCTTCTTTTAGAGAGGAATACACCATCCATGCGTGGTCTAGCTTCCTCTCTGGCCGGACCACGACCGATCCAGGAACCTCAGCATCCTTTCTCGTCACAAGACCATCACTTTTCTCACCATACCTTGCCACCAGAAGTTGAGAGCATGCTGCCATTGCAGCTGAAAGTGGCATTACAACCGGTATCCTGGTGGAATTGCCATCGGCAGCAATCGGGAGCTCCAAGTGCGCAACATGAGAAAGCGCGGTGAGCACACTAGGAGTGACGCTTGCCTCGGTGTGGAATGATACGATGGGAACCTCCTGAGGCAATGGATGCTGTCGCAGGAATTCTTTCCTCCTTTCATAGGTCAGATCTTCTAGAGCCTGCAAATCACCCTGAAGATAACAAAACGAATAGAATCAAGAACATTATCACTCTCTATCAGGCAAGCTGGTTAGTGGCTGGAATGGTCAAGGCAAATACCTTAAGGACTTTGGATACCAAAATCTCCATGATTTTACGCAATCTGACATAGTCACCAAGCTGCCCCTCTCGCAGGACATCTGAAGCAACTGGGCTTCCTCCATATGGACTTTGAGCTAATACCAAACCTGCAACTTTGTCTTTCAGCTGTGGCCAGTAGAGGGAGAGGGCTGCAGCCGAATCTACACCGCCCTTACTATGACCGAGAAGTAGCACTCGTTTCCTTGATCCCCAGTATATTTCTTCTATGTATTCCTTTATCTCTCGCGCGTTTTTACTTACTGAAGACTGCAAGGTGTTTTTTCATGTATTTCTTAATTTAAACCAATATCGAGAAGCAAATTACAGGCTAATGTATGGGCAGTACCTCACTATGAATTTTGGCAATATGGCAAGCTAGACCCATCTTGGAGAAGTATGCCTTTGTCTTGACATAGTAAAGTGGTCCATGGTTACTAAACAGACCTATAAAAATGTTAGCATAAAAAGTTGAAAATTGACAGCTCACAATCGGAGTGGTAACCGACTAACCTGGAACCAACAAGTAAACAACTGAATCAGGTAGCTTGTGCTCATTTTTTCTGAAGAGGAGTGAGATGACCCACATGAGATATAATTCAGATTACATCTTTCATTAAAAGCATTTTTACAAATCATCTGCATTG contains the following coding sequences:
- the LOC120693981 gene encoding uncharacterized protein LOC120693981; translation: MRESPSTQGEPSTSATVDDSCSADRVEDSQLFLSVPALNQAASYLAQTASFLTQCLPVPGYVGLSEEDQELVTLPPASAVDRLSVQTSSVVSTGTNSSLGQTDCSGSPSQENTGQMVPSHVFQNGASLFQGLVERARKTVRGSADDIGWLQRDQSLPTTEDGTARFLEILDSVRKNEHKLPDSVVYLLVPGLFSNHGPLYYVKTKAYFSKMGLACHIAKIHSESSVSKNAREIKEYIEEIYWGSRKRVLLLGHSKGGVDSAAALSLYWPQLKDKVAGLVLAQSPYGGSPVASDVLREGQLGDYVRLRKIMEILVSKVLKGDLQALEDLTYERRKEFLRQHPLPQEVPIVSFHTEASVTPSVLTALSHVAHLELPIAADGNSTRIPVVMPLSAAMAACSQLLVARYGEKSDGLVTRKDAEVPGSVVVRPERKLDHAWMVYSSLKEEPGDQADTSQVCEALLTLLVEVAQKRRHETAMKDE